The DNA region CGGCAGGTGATGCTGCAAAGGCAAAGGAAGCCTTCCTCGCAGCTCAGCCGGAACTGGCGCGCGCTGCAAGCAAGGGCGTGCTTCACGCCAACACGGCATCCCGCAAGGTTTCGCGCCTCGCTGCTCGCGTGAAGGCGCTGTCGGCAGCTTCGGCCGCATAATCTTTCGTTAACAAATTGATCGTTATGATTAGCCCGGTAATCAAGCCGGGCTTTTTCGATTCTAACGATCTCCGCCGGATTGGTTAATTTAGCGACTGTTTCGTGTCACTGAGGTGACATGAAAAAATGTTTAAAATCAAATAGTTGCGCAAGGATGTTTCCAG from Rhizobium sullae includes:
- the rpsT gene encoding 30S ribosomal protein S20, which gives rise to MANTTSAKKATRKIARRTDVNKARRSRVRTFVRQVEEALAAGDAAKAKEAFLAAQPELARAASKGVLHANTASRKVSRLAARVKALSAASAA